DNA from Candidatus Stoquefichus sp. SB1:
AAGAAATTTCTTTTGCTAAATCTGTATGCATAAAACATATATTTGAAGAGCATTTGTCTAAATTTGGAATTGATGATTTTTATGTGAATAGGGTGAAACCAAAACAATTAACATTAGGTAAAATCAAAAATGAACTTTGCAGGCAAACGAGATATATTGAATATTTTAATGAGTTTTGTGAACTATGTAAAAAGTATCTAAATTTAACAACATATGAAAATAATTCTTGTGGTATATGCATTGAATACGATTATGTAAGGTACTTTATGGATAGGAAGTCAGGTCCAGCGTATTGCATGTCCATGCTTCCAGATAAAGTTTTTGAAAATGGAATTAAAGAAGAATGGAAGTGATGATGTGGATCAATTAGATATATTTGAATTTATTAACGAAGATAAATTTTGTTTTGATGATGATATTAACCATATTGTTGAACTTGTCGAAAAATTAATGCAACCATATCTTGATGATGGAACGTTTACGGAACTATGGGAAAAGGAGTTCGGTATATGGGAAGATGGCGAAAAGTATGGTTATCGTTTGAGTATGAACTATATTTACAATGATGACATTGAAAAGGATTATTTTAAATACTATGAAAAAAATCCATTGTACATGAAAAAAATAAACGAACTTAATCTTGATGAACTGTTTGAGTATAGTGAACAACACAATATCGAATTAAGTATTCATCCAACGCCATTTATGGTTTGTATTTATACAATGTTTTTAGATAAGAGAAAAAAATTGAGGTGATTGAAATGGAATCATTTTTTTGGAGAGAAGATACATGCTTTACATGCAAACATTTAAATAAAAAGATAAAGAAAAAGGAATATGATTTTTTTTCTTATGGATGCTCAAAATGTGGTGATGTTGGTTTTGGAATAAGATTTGATGAAACGCAAGACGAAATCGATATAAAATTAAAGTCGCATGTCTGCGGTGATTTTGAGAAAAAAATGGAATGTGAACAATTAAGTTTATTTTAGCAAATAATATGACAACACAAGAAAAACTAAAAGAAGTAGAGAAAAGAATTAGAAACTCTACTTCTTACAAGAATAGAAATGATTTAAAGAAGCATAAAAAGAGATTGCTGAAACAATTGAAGAAAGAAGTGAAAACATGAAAGTACATAGACTAAAAATATCAACAAAATATCTTGTAGCACAAGTAGATGGACGCAAAAATTTTGAAGTTAGATATAACGATAGAGATTATCGGGTTGGAGATATTCTTCTATTAAATGAATGGGAGAATGGCAATTATACAGGAGTGTTTATCTGCGTTAAGGTTACGTATGTATTAGATAACTTTATAGCGTTAAAAGACGGTTTTGTAGTATTGGGAACAGAGCAAATAATAGGAAAAGAGTTGGAGGAAGTTTTAAAATGTGTGACAGAATAGACTTACTAAAGAAGATAGATAATTTAGATAAGGCATTGGATAAAGCATGTAAAAGATTAGCTGAAATGGGTAAAAAAGCAGTGATGTGTGACCATGTCTATTGCAACGTTGATGATAAGTTTGATACGAGCACTTGTAGAATGCAATGTGAAAATTCAGAAAGTTGGAAAGAGTGGTGTATGAAAGATGAATAAAGAAAAACTATTAAAAGCTGTAGATGATTTAAAGAATGAATACGATGCATTTTATATGATGAATAGATGCTCATGGGAAAAAGATGAAAACACTCATGCAGAAGAATTTGAAATGTTATCAAATATTCAAGGCGATAAAGTTCAAAACGCTTTAGCATGGATACATG
Protein-coding regions in this window:
- a CDS encoding DUF3850 domain-containing protein, coding for MKVHRLKISTKYLVAQVDGRKNFEVRYNDRDYRVGDILLLNEWENGNYTGVFICVKVTYVLDNFIALKDGFVVLGTEQIIGKELEEVLKCVTE